A stretch of the Musa acuminata AAA Group cultivar baxijiao unplaced genomic scaffold, Cavendish_Baxijiao_AAA HiC_scaffold_481, whole genome shotgun sequence genome encodes the following:
- the LOC135660337 gene encoding probable prolyl 4-hydroxylase 3 — translation MARGARHPRRPPTLILVALLTISVVLLVLLALGALSLPAVSKDGRVAEVRRSVGEARDELQETGEQWTEVLSWEPRAFLYHNFLSKEECEYLIELAKPYMKKSTVVDSTTGRSTDSRVRTSSGMFLRRGQDKIIRAIEKRIADFTFIPVEHGEGLQVLHYEVGQKYEPHYDYFVDEFNTRNGGQRLATLLMYLSDVEEGGETVFPSAKVFSSSLPWYTELSECGKKGLSIKPKMGDALLFWSMRPDATLDPSSLHGGCPVIRGNKWSSTKWMHIREFRA, via the exons TGGCGAGGGGCGCGCGCCACCCCCGGAGACCTCCGACGCTGATCCTAGTGGCCCTCCTCACCATCTCCGTCGTCCTGCTGGTGCTCCTCGCGCTCGGCGCCTTGTCCCTCCCCGCGGTTTCCAAGGACGGCCGCGTGGCCGAAGTACGCCGCTCCGTCGGCGAGGC GAGAGATGAACTCCAGGAGACAGGGGAGCAATGGACGGAAGTACTCTCGTGGGAACCGAGGGCCTTCCTCTATCACAACTTCCTG TCCAAGGAAGAGTGCGAGTACCTAATTGAACTGGCAAAGCCTTATATGAAGAAGTCAACAGTTGTAGATAGCACTACTGGGCGGAGTACAGATAGCAG GGTTCGGACAAGCTCAGGGATGTTTCTTAGAAGAGGACAAGATAAAATCATTCGAGCTATTGAGAAGAGAATAGCAGATTTCACCTTCATACCTGTAG AGCATGGTGAAGGTCTTCAAGTTCTCCATTATGAAGTTGGACAGAAATATGAACCTCACTATGATTACTTTGTTGATGAATTTAACACTAGAAATGGGGGTCAGCGATTAGCAACACTTCTCATGTACCT TTCTGATGTCGAAGAAGGTGGTGAGACTGTGTTCCCTTCTGCCAAGGTATTCAGCAGTTCTTTACCGTGGTATACTGAGCTATCAGAGTGCGGGAAGAAGGGTCTTTCTATAAAACCCAAGATGGGAGATGCACTACTCTTTTGGAGCATGAGACCTGATGCCACTTTAGATCCATCAAGTTTACATG GCGGATGTCCTGTCATAAGAGGAAATAAGTGGTCATCGACAAAATGGATGCATATCCGGGAATTTAGAGCTTAA
- the LOC135660336 gene encoding tetraspanin-19-like: MGRMVRTCLQSVLKLVNSVAAFVGVGLILYSLWMINVWFRQTHAFPTAGAWFIYTSFGLGVSLCLITCFGHIAAETANGHGLACYMALVFFLVMLEAAVAADVILNRDWEEDFPEDQTGRFNEFKNFIRSNDELCRWIGSVIVATQAMSLFLGMILRALGPDSRNGCDSDDEYMPARLPLLRDRVQHAPYVGDPSAPYQKDSWNVR; encoded by the exons ATGGGGAGGATGGTGCGGACCTGCCTGCAATCGGTCCTGAAGCTGGTGAACTCGGTGGCGGCATTCGTCGGGGTGGGGTTGATCCTCTACTCCCTCTGGATGATCAACGTCTGGTTCCGCCAGACTCATGCCTTCCCCACCGCCGGTGCCTG GTTCATTTACACTTCTTTTGGACTAGGAGTTTCTTTATGCTTGATAACATGCTTTGGTCATATTGCTGCGGAAACAGCCAATGGTCATGGCCTTGCTTGT TATATGGCTTTAGTGTTTTTTCTTGTGATGCTggaggctgcagtagctgcagacgTAATTCTGAACAGAGATTGGGAAGAG GATTTCCCAGAAGATCAAACTGGGAGATTTAATGAGTTTAAGAATTTCATTAGATCAAATGATGAGTTGTGCAGATGGATAGGTTCGGTGATTGTGGCTACACAG GCTATGTCCCTCTTTCTGGGCATGATTCTCAGGGCTCTTGGTCCAGACAGTAGAAACGGCTGCGATAGTGATGATGAATATATGCCGGCAAGGCTACCACTTTTACGAGACCGGGTTCAGCATGCACCATATGTTGGTGATCCTAGTGCCCCATACCAAAAAGATTCTTGGAAC GTTAGGTGA